From one Luteipulveratus mongoliensis genomic stretch:
- a CDS encoding alpha/beta family hydrolase: MSVKEIETPVGTARAFVVRAKDPRGSVVLSHGAGGGIGAKDLVALAEIVAEGWTYVLVEQPWRVAGKRIAPPPKVLDTAWVPIIASLTSGRWQLPRPFIQGGRSAGARVACRTAVEVGADAVLALSFPLHPPGKPEKSRAFEAQLVLDAELPLAIVQGDRDPFGSPDDVREALGSRAHVFRARGDHSFSKHPEDVVDEVRSWLNTLTP, encoded by the coding sequence TTGTCAGTCAAGGAGATCGAGACGCCGGTCGGTACGGCCCGTGCCTTCGTCGTGCGCGCAAAGGACCCTCGCGGGTCGGTCGTACTCAGCCATGGTGCCGGGGGTGGCATCGGAGCCAAGGACCTGGTCGCGCTCGCCGAGATCGTGGCCGAGGGCTGGACGTACGTCCTTGTCGAGCAGCCGTGGCGGGTGGCAGGCAAGCGGATCGCACCACCGCCGAAAGTCCTTGATACTGCTTGGGTTCCGATCATCGCGTCACTGACGAGCGGCCGCTGGCAGCTACCACGACCCTTCATCCAGGGCGGGCGTTCGGCGGGCGCTCGCGTTGCCTGTCGCACGGCGGTCGAGGTCGGCGCCGACGCGGTGCTCGCGCTGTCCTTCCCGCTGCATCCGCCCGGCAAGCCGGAGAAGTCGCGTGCCTTCGAGGCTCAGCTCGTGCTGGACGCCGAGCTCCCGCTGGCGATCGTGCAGGGCGACCGCGACCCGTTCGGGTCGCCGGACGACGTACGAGAGGCGTTGGGCTCGCGAGCGCACGTGTTCAGGGCGCGTGGTGACCACAGCTTCAGCAAGCACCCGGAGGACGTCGTCGACGAGGTGCGGTCCTGGCTCAACACGCTCACGCCCTAG